gatcatgagttcaaagccaatctgagcaaattagcaaggtcttaagcaacttagtgagaccctgtctctaaataaaaatattaaaaagggctggggatgtgctcagtcattacgcacccttgggttcaatccctagtaccaaaaaaaaaaaaaaaaatttatacataCTTCAATATATAAACTTTTTGGAGGTTTCATATCCTGTGTGATGTCCAAACCTTCATCTCCTCCCAGTGACCTCATGTAGGTAGCAAGGGACTTTTTATACTGATTAAACCACTCTATCTGCAAATATAAAGACAGTCATTTAATAAAGTTATAAGAAAACTTGCACAAATTATACACTCAGCCTTTCAGGAATAGCATATACATCCCAATGCAGATCACTATTATGGCCATTCATTCATTTTACACTACAATTATTGATTGCGTTCTATGAACCTGGCACTGTTGTGGATACTTAGGAGAGATCATTcaacaaaatgacaaaaatctCTGCTCTCAAAAGTTTATAACATATTAATCATAAAACTATATTTATGATTGGAAAcatcataaaaacaacatttcaGAATTACAAATACAATTATAAAATAGCATTGATGctatttctgaaaattaaaaaatacttttgagAAAACAACCCAAGTATGCATCAACCGATGAATGGATATGTATATCCACACAATAAAACAGTATTCAGTCATAAACAGAAATAAAGTTCTGAAACGTTTATTACCACacagatgaaccttgaaaatttttttttttaatatttattttattttagttctcggcggacacaacatctttgtttgtatgtggtgctgaggattcgaacccgggccgcacgcatgccaggcaagcgcactaccgcttgagccacatccccagccccgaaccTTGAAAATTTAAACTAAGTGTAAGAGGTAGAAGGCTATATATTGCCATGATTCTACTCATGAAAAACCCACAGTAGGCAAAGAGACAAAAGTAGATTGGTGATTTCTAAGTACTGAAAGGGAGAAACTATGGAGTAACTAATGAAGAATACATGGTTTCTTTTAggggtgaggaaaacattctggaAAAGAATGATAGTAATGGATATACAACTCTGTAAGTATACTGAAAACCAGTgaattttatactttaaaattATAAACATTGTGGTATAAGAAAGGtatcatagggctggggatatgataaaaaaagtgctttccttgcatgttcaaggcccttggttcaatccccagcaccacaaaaaaaaaaaaaaagaaagaaagaaagagaaatggaTCTTAGTAatctattatttaatttttaaaaaatctgttaaagatgtattaagaattgtattgcaaaaaaaaaaagaaagttcttgtataatggcataatttggcgtgaacatactttatatacagagttacgaaaaatcatgctgtgaatggataattatgaatgtaatgcattcaactattgtcatgtatgtaagaaattttttaaaaatatctgttatCCAAAAACCATTGAAATGAAAGAAGATCTAAATATATGGAGTGTATACCACATTCACAGATCAAACAATTCAATATTGTAATTATGTCAAGTGATCTATATGTTCAACTCAGTCTCACTCAAAAAATTTGAAGGCAGGTGCAGTAGAGCATGCTTGTAATCTagcggctcagaaggctgaggcaggaggattgtgaattcaaagccagcctcagcaaaagcagagTGTAAGCAATgttggaccctgtctctaaataaaatacaaaacaggactaggaatgtggctcagtggttgagtgcctgagttcaatccctggaacccccCATCCCCTCAAATATGACAGACTGAATCTAAAATTACACAGGAATGCAAATGGTCAATAGTTGAAATACCTGAAAAAGAACAAGATGGGAATGCTTGTTCAGACATTATGATAATGTTAAAGTAATTATAACAGTGGAATTGGTGctaggagagaagaaagaactCCCATCCAAAATCCACAGATACAGAAATATACAATTTATGTCAGAGGTGGCACCATGCACAGAGTAGGTGGGTCCAGgaggatctttttatttttttggtggtgctggggattgaacctggggccttgtgcatgtgaggcaagcactctaccaactgagctatatccccagccccctaaacttgcttttctttttctttttttccaggagGATCTTTTTCATAAATGGTACTGGGTGATCTCaatatccccagtacaaaaaaaaaaaaaacaaaaaaaaaaaacccataaaacaaaacaaaaactaaactaaaagaGCCTGGGGATAAGACAGATAAGACACCTTTGGGCAAAATCCCTagcacaaaaataataaataaataaatatgtcctACAGGCTAAACCAAGAGGTCTCTCACGCCAAGTGGGCATTAGGCAATGTCTGGTGATATTTTTGATTGTTACAACTTGGGAGAGGAGAGCACTGCTGGCACCTAGAGAATAATACCCAATGGTTGTCGCTAAACACCTACAAAGGACAACCCCCAATGATTATTCAGTCAAAAATGCCTACTGAGATTAAAACACCTTGGATTTGAGTGACCACATAATGTATATTGTACATATAATTTAACATACAAAGAATCCAAGACACTTCTGAAAATGAAGAGATAATGTAAGTAATGGCAACAGGGTAACAGGTATAAACTAGGACATATATTCCCACATGGAAATTCCATTCCCAGGTATTCAACAGAAATGCATACTTATTGCCATATTAAAAGAATGTTCATAATAGCATTATTCATTACTGTGAAAAGCTGGAAACAGTCTCAACAATAAATTGCAGCCCCTACTCAGAATGGAATAGTATATGTCAATGAAAAAGTCAAAATGCTGTATGAATAGAAAAAGTTCAAAAGTAAACAACACTAAGTTACAGTGTTCAGAGATGCAGGCTTAGGtggtaaaataatattttttaaagcaagGAAGTGATTAGTCTGCACAAATGTCAGTGGTGACATGGGGAGAAGGGATGCAGAGCTTCTAAAGTGATGTCTTGAATAAGGTGACGGGTTCATGGGTATTTCTTGGTGACACATCATGAAgctctttatcttcttttgtacatctctttgtatgtatatgtgtatgtatgtgtgttacATATAAATTTCATAATACAAATAATGAAATGGATTAAAAAGATTCAAAAGGGTTAAGAGAGGATGTATGTGGTAAAACctacattatattttataataaccaaaaattttaaataatgttttattttgataagTATGATGAAAAACTTTGAGATGATTCCAAACAAGTCAAACATGCATCTTTCTAACCTGTTTTTTCCTGCAGTGTCTCTACTGAGGACAGCAAAATATAACGGGCTCCAAAGAGAGACaaaaagtgagaaaaaaataatacaaagttGATTTAACTTCACTCACGGATGAAAGAGCAATGCAGAATATATACATTCCTTCCATAAAAGAACATACTGACATTGTCACAAAATACTTGTTTAtggaaaaatattaatataaaaaaataacctATTTTCCTTACCTTTCATGTTAGTGATCTATACAGACCTAGAGATTTTATAGTTAAAAACAAGGTTAGGAGATCAAAAGCTACACCATAAAAGATTTTACTATTTTGAAATCAGATGAGAATATTTTTATGTCTTAACCATATATGCACTGTACAATGAAGAAATTGGGCCAAGTGCAATGGTTCATGCCTATAAGTTCTGTTATTCATGAGACTGAAGGAGAAGAACTCCAAAtttgaggccatcctgggcaacttaaagaggaccatctcaaaataaaatttccagttggtggtaaagcccttgcctagcatttacaaggtcctgggttcaatccccagtaccacaaaaaattaaatagtttttggtactgggtatttaacccaggggtactttatcacttagccacatcttcagtcctttttattttgagacagggtctcactaagttgctgagggccacactaatttgctgaggctggcccccaCTTTGTGAtcttcccatctcagcctcccaaatttctgATTACAGATACGTACCACTTCGAccagacagaattttttttaagatgaaGAAACTGGCTGGCTTTTGTTTGCAAAAGCAAAAGTTACATGGGAGGTAACTTCTAAATCCATAGAATTTTTCAAATAATAGAAGTCTCTTGTCATTCATAGTAATTTCTGATAATATGTACTAATGAGGTGACTCATGGAGGGCCCCTGGATAATTTGTACTAACAAGATGACTCAGAGAGGGGGCTAGCTACTCCAGAAAGATTACCATGTTATCAGGTAACTGGACTTTTGGCCTCTTGATATCAGTTTGACCTCTGGGGAAGGTAGGAGGGATTTAGACTGAGCTCAATCTTAGTACCAGTGATTTAGCCAATCATTTTCTGGAATGAAACCCTAGCACTCTGGATACCAATGCTTATATGAGCTGCCATGGTAGAGAATATCCCATGAGTACTACTATTATACCTAAATGTATTAGAAGGGTGTTAATTTCTGACAGGGAAAAGATGCCAGAAGGTTCAAGTCTAGGACCCTCTTAACCCTCACCCAGCCTCTTTCTTTTGGCTGATTCTGTTTTGTGTTCTTTTTTCTCTAAGACATTTAAGTTTTAAGCATAGTGCTTTCCTGAGTTCTATGAGTCACTCTAGAAAACGGTTGAACCTTAGGAGATAGTGATACCTCAGAACTTGTGACTGTGGCACCTTAGGATTTGTGTCTGGTATCTGAAGTGAGAGCAGTGTTGTGGAAGATTCTGTGAAATCTAGTCTAACTCCAGGTATTTAGTGTCAGAAGTCATTGCAAACTTGTAACAAGTAGATACTATGAACTTCATTTTGTAAATAAGAGAATTTAGGCATAGAGAGAGGTCAAGTTGCTTGCCAAAGATTGGACAGTTAGTGGAGAACCACTAACTGGATTTGAATCCAAATCTGCCTGACTCCAATCCTGTGGACTTAAATACTGAGCTAGCTCTGTTCCTAAGTGACTGGATAAATTAAGAATTTCATTTATAATATGAATTTGTAATATTATTTAgaaagtgtgtatgtgtggttgGGTACAGTGGcatacccctgtaatcccagagacacaggaggctgaagcaagaggatagcaagttcaaggtcagcctctgcaatttagcaaggccctacgcaacttagtaggaccctgtctcaaaataaaaaataaaaaggactggaaatgtagctcagttgtaaatcactcctgggttcaattctcagtaacaaagaaagaaagaaactgtgtGTATGCACttgcctatgtacatatatatacataaatatgcatatattttaTGGAAAACACCAACTAATAACACCAGTTTTTAAACCCCACTAATTGATCACTTATAAATCACATAATGGAATTCTATTTTGCTGAGTAATAACAGAGTTTTCCAGATAGCATTTAGAATTATTCCCTACCACATATTTTTCCATCACAGTATACATAAAATAACGTCAAAACTTGCCAAAGAAcagatattaaaaacaaaaggagagggctggggatgtggctcaagcagcagcacgctcacctggaatgcgtgcagcccaggttcgatcctcagcaccacatacaaacaaagatgttgtgcccgccaataactaaaaaataaatattaaaattctctctctctacctctctctacccctctctctcttaaaaaaaaaacaaaaaaaaacaaaaaaaaacaaaaggagaAACAACACTATTATAGAACAATACCAGAAACTCCGCATTTTCATAAAATTTGAACAATGCAAACTTACTTCTTCAGCAGACATGTGAAATCGTAAAGCACTTGGCAAAACACTGCCATATTCCCACCTGAGAGCTCTAATCCGAAGCAATCGGTCATACCTACAATGTATAGAAGGAATTAAACAGTATAAGAATTAAAGGGGGAAATCAGAAGTTGTTCTGATGAGGATAGACTCAAGATTCACAACAGCCTAAAGAAAATATACTTGTTTCTTGATGTAAACAAGCCAATTATAAGAAGGTATCTTTGAAACAATGGAACAAACATGCAGATGGACTGAACAGATGCCATGAGGCATTGTTCACTCCTCCAGGTATGACACCATACAGTGGTTATAAAGGTCCaaatgatccttttttttttacttttacttttttaatattttggtacCAAAGATTCAACtcagggtgtttaaccactgagctatgcccccaggctgccccctttttaaaaaactttttgagatggagtctcactaagttgtttagggcctagctaatttgctgaggctggcttggaacttgtgatcctcctgcctcaacttcccgagccattgggattacaggtagtgccaccatgcccagccaattcttattttttagagaaataagaaaaacattaaaGATACTAAAATAGTCAGTGGTAAAGTGAATAATATTCTAAAAATGTATATGATGAAGTACTAtggcaaaatattaaaaagacataaaggtactggggatgtagctcagttagagagtgctttcctagcatgtgtgaggatatgtcccatccccagtactggcaaaaaaataaaaaataaaataaattgaccTAAGGGGATATGATGACTCTAAGGATTTATTAATCTTCTTCCTTTAATGAATATTGCAATTTTTcgtaacaaattttttaaaatagaaaaagagaagatttagaatatttataaagagacaagagatagccaggcacagtggtacacatctACAAtcttagcaactcaggaggctaagacaggaggataccaaattggagaccagcctcagcaacttaccaagatcctgtttcaaaataaaaaatttaaaggcctgggggtgcagctctgtagtagagcatctctgggttcagccacagtactgcaaaaaatgtttttaaaaaagagagacaaaTCTAAGATTCCCTGCTACCCATTTGGAAAGGTTATCTGGAAAACCAAACCACACAGAAAACCCTCTGGGTTCCTTCCATCCCAAGCAAACAGTGAGAAACTTACAAGTAGGCAACAGTGCAGCGTCGATTTCTTAACAGAGAACAGTGCCGAAATTTAATAGTTGGTATCAAATCACCTCGTCCACCCAACTTTGCTTCATTCCTGATAAGaacattaaaagaacaaaatgtaTATATGGGTATGTTACCACATTAGTAAAAATTTCAAAGCCAACGACTACTAACTTAAATGcttggggtttgtttgttttgagttattttgtggtgcaggggatcaaactcaaggctttgtgcatgctaagcaagcactcttccacttaGCTACACTTCCCGCCCCACAAATTGTCCAAATACAGGGAACAAGGAAAACTATTTCCTTATTGGACCAAGGACTGCTAGACCACctccaaaatatctttatttttctattcacTTTTACTAAGTCCAGGTCACTTCTCCAGTCACCTAGATAACCAGTGTGCCTCCCTCTTCTCTTAGCTTCCCCAGGAGCTGTGCGTAGGACAGCCAGGATAGTTTCTTAAGACACAAATGAGTCACCACCCATCCACACTTAAAAATTGCATTTGGTGTCACCCTCTGTTCCTTACTAAGCAATCAGTGCCTCAATAAAACCACTTCTCCTTTAGGCCCCAGCTGAAATGTCTCTTCCTTAGAATGGCCCTGATTCCTCAATCTAAGTTGTATATTCTTTAAGTGTCTCCCAGCCCTCTGTTGCCTTCTTTCACAGCATGTCTCCCAATTTGGTATGTCTGTATTTAATATTTATCTCTAAACTAGACTAAGAGTCACAAGAACAGGAATCTGGGCTATGTCAATTACGAGGCAAATACTGGGGccatttgttggcatatccttttTCAGtgcatatttgttgaatgaatcaaTGAATGTCATTTGCTGCAACTCTGCTGAGGTTCAGTTCCTCATTCCATCTATAAAGACTTTTCTGTTATTTATCCTAATACACAGAAATGGGAAAATGCTCCTATCATTTGTGTGACCCACAAATCTTATCAGCATGCCACTGATTTCTATATCAAACTAACTCATAAAAACATTCTACCTAAGCCATTCTACCTAGGCTACACTCTACAAGGCCAAAGAGGAAATCTCATGTCACAGAGATAGATGTCTCTCTAGATTTAGATCTTGGCCACCTCAATTTTGATCCAGCACTTTATGTCACTGGAATCTGTGAAGTTTGTCACATAGCCCAGATTCCTTGTTGTTCCAATTAGCATGTTCAGATCTAAATATTCTATGAAACTAGAGGCTTCTCTTGAcctactgagctatagccctctGTTACATCAGTTCTCAATGAAGTCCACTCAAGCTATCAGAAATCACTTGCTATTAGTGCCAATTTTACAAATTATTCCTTAGACAAATTAAGGCATCTATTAATGAAAACAGTGGAAACTATATATTTCACTTTGTTATGGTTTTTATTTGCCTATGTCTCATCTTTTTAAGTCTGCCTTAATTCCTTTTAACTCAATATATATTAGTCAAACcacaataatttttaaacatcTACCACTTACCAAGCAATGATCAGCACAAATCCATCTGTGTCCTGGCTCTGAGTTAACTTGTACAGTTAGGGTATGATCAGGCTCacagagaattggaaaaaaaaaaaaaaaaaaaatccacatccgAAAACTGACatcagccaggcatgatggcacacactggcaacccagtgactcatgaggattgcaagtttgaagctatccttagcaacttagtaaggccctgtctcaaaatctcaaaataaaaaaaaaaggggggggggggctgtgcatgtagcttagtggttaagtgctccatggttcaatccctagtaccaaaaaggaaaacaaacaaacaaacaaaaaacacatacacaaaaaaatgaTGTAAGATTATATGACTTCAACTgcttaaattgttttaaaatatcaaaacttACACATCAGACTGGTTTTGTTCATATAAAGCTTTCATTTCCTCCAGAACTTGTCTGATTCCATCCTCCTAAAACATATAAGCTGATATTGATAcaaattcatttatttctctACCAAATCTGTGACAATACTGTTTGTACTATATTGATCTTTGATTTACAAACcttacaaaaaaaacaacaatagccCTTTCACACTAGGATGGCCATGGTGTTGGCAAATAATGTTAACTGGATATCCCCATGAAAAAACAATCCATTGTCTCATCAAAAGTTAAAAAGAATtactatatgatccagcaattccactcctaagTACATATCCAAGCAAACTGCAAACATGTTCCCACAAAAATCTGTACAGAAATGTACTtagtagcattattcataatagtccaaaagaagaaacaactcaaaatgtccatcaactgatagaTGAATAAACCAAATGTAGTATAAACCTTCAATGGCAATATAATAATTCAGCCCTAGGaagaaatgaagtactgatagatgctacaacatggatgaatcctgAAAActttatgctaaatgaaagacaccagacacaaaataaaaagtattgttATGGTTCCACTTATCCGAAATGTTTAGCAAAGACAAATTCATATAGACCCAAAATAGTTTAAAGGTTACCAGAAGCTGCAGAAAAAGGGAAACTGGTACAATTATTGCTTAATGGTGAAAGAGTCTCTGTTTGAGGTGATAAAAAGATTTTGGGAATAGTGTAATGATTGATGACAATAGTGTAATGTGAATATAATTAATGCCATTAAAGTTCACAATTAAATGGCTTTATatggctgggcacggtggtgcaagcctgtactcccagcggcttgggaggtgaAGGCAGgatgatcttgagttcaaagccagcctcagcaattcagcaagttttgctaagcaactcagtgagaccttgtctctaaataaaatacaatatagggctagggatgtggctcagtggtagagtgcccctgagttcaatcttggtaccaaaaagaaaatgacTTTATATGTGTACATCTTGCAcagtggaaaaaaatataaaggctCAATTAAAAGGAATGAATTACTGAAACCATACAAAATAAGTATAATCTCAAATATATTACACTAAGCTAAAAAAGGCCAGGCACAAAAGAGTGTATACTACGTAATACCATGTAgccctttacagaaaaagtttgaTAGTTCCTGGATGTGGAATCCAGCAATATGCAGAAAAGGAGAAATATAACCTGTAGTGAGAGAAACCAAATTTGTGGTTGCCAAAGGCTGTAGCAGGGAGATTGGCTACAAAAGAGAACAGTGGTGGGCTTTACAAAATCGTGATCAGGGTACTGGTTATAAAGTATCAATTTGTCAAAATTTGTAAAgtctattaaactgtatattttgtTGTATATAAACTATATCTCAGGTAGGTgtaatggcacacacctataatcccagcagcttgggaggctaaggcaggaggactgcaagttcaaaccagcctcagcaacttagtgaggccctaagcaacttagcagagaccctgtctcaaaataaaaacttagtagcaaacaaacaaacaaaaaccctcaaTAAAATTGatgacaaaaaaataataatagaaagagACTAACGAGACATGACAGCTAAATTCTTATTTGGATtcctaaaacaaataaattagtgctgaaacaaaaaaaaaattaatgccaAACTATATATTTGTGCAGTGATGGTTCAAATTCTTCTTACATAAGAAATCTGTACATTTAGGCACCTTGGAATCAAAAGAGTATACAATAAATCCCACATTTtaagaaacaaataataataataatagtcctAAAGAAGCAATAAGGCATGCATAACCAAAGCATGTAAATTATTATTTACTGAAAATGGTCTCTAAAGGGTTAATTACCCCACCCCAAAAAAGTACTTTAAGTTTGTACTACAAGAATAAGAAGGCCAAAGGAGTTTTCCTTCTACCCACCCtggagcaattttttttttaactttctattaaataaaatattaaatttcatgAATGTTACACAGTAACTCTGTAAACAATCCAAAGAAAAGATTCCCATTTGTTTTCCCAAA
This region of Callospermophilus lateralis isolate mCalLat2 chromosome 3, mCalLat2.hap1, whole genome shotgun sequence genomic DNA includes:
- the Gins1 gene encoding DNA replication complex GINS protein PSF1 isoform X2, which gives rise to MNKKEDGIRQVLEEMKALYEQNQSDVNEAKLGGRGDLIPTIKFRHCSLLRNRRCTVAYLYDRLLRIRALRWEYGSVLPSALRFHMSAEEIEWFNQYKKSLATYMRSLGGDEGLDITQDMKPPKSLYIEVRCLKDYGEFEVDDDGTSVLLKKNSQHFLPRWKCEQLIRQGVLEHVLS
- the Gins1 gene encoding DNA replication complex GINS protein PSF1 isoform X1 produces the protein MFCEKAVELVRELHRAPEGQLPAFNEDGIRQVLEEMKALYEQNQSDVNEAKLGGRGDLIPTIKFRHCSLLRNRRCTVAYLYDRLLRIRALRWEYGSVLPSALRFHMSAEEIEWFNQYKKSLATYMRSLGGDEGLDITQDMKPPKSLYIEVRCLKDYGEFEVDDDGTSVLLKKNSQHFLPRWKCEQLIRQGVLEHVLS